In the Triticum aestivum cultivar Chinese Spring chromosome 2B, IWGSC CS RefSeq v2.1, whole genome shotgun sequence genome, GGGGCGATTTTAGCTTCCCCTAATCCCTTACGAAGCATCGATGCATCACTTCTTTAGTAATCTTACCCGTGCGACTTTCTGGATGCAGCTCGAGGGCTCTGTCGATCAGAATCGCTCAGTGCTTCCTGCTCAACGGGTTCATCTTCCTGGGGAGGTACAGTTGCTCCTAATTGAGGTTCAGTCTCGCCTAAATTTGTCTCCTTTTGCAATTACTCTTGTCGGGTGGACGCCCAAGTGCTCCAGTAAAACTTCAACGCTAGCAAAATCGTACGATGCGTTCATTGAGGAATTCCGCGGCGGGGGGAGAAACTAGATCGAAAACCTCGACAAAATTGGCCCTGTTTATAAGGAAAAACCGAGCAGAAAACAATAagcagtactccctccgtttgtaaATATTTGTCTTTGAGATTCCAAATGGCTACCACataaggatgtatatagacatgttttagagtgtagtttcactcattttgctccgtatgtagtcacttgttcaaatctctagaaagacaaatatttaggaacggagggagtacataacaaggAAAACACAAAGAACCCACGGACAAAGTTATAACACAACGCAAGGGTCAACCAAGAAATCATAGTTGGTTGAGGGATGCAGCACCGGTTATGTCATAAGCATATACATGGAAACACAAGCAGAAGAGAGACTGACAAGGCAAGAAAATGCGGCAGGGACAGCACGGAGGCAAATTCATCAGTCTCCGAGTACACCAACAACAGCAACGCCGAAACCACGGACACAGGATAACGCAGGGCTCCATCATCGAGGAACTGCACCAAAACCAGCCTTGAGCCATCCAACACCCAACATTAGGGTGGTCTTGCCCGTGGCAAGGTTGACAGAGGGGAAAACTTTGGCTCAGTGATCATTCACAGAGAGAACAAATGGAGTAGCGAAGTGAATGCTCACAGAGAGTGCCTCAGAAGAAAATATCTCTACCAAGGCTGGACATAGACCATGATGGAGTGTAAATGGAGGTCACACACAGCTTCAAGTTGACAAAAGCTAAGGATCCAAGCAGTGGCCGGACAAACAATTATAGGTAGTTCACTTGGCAAAAAGAGGAGATCGCTGGGTTGCTGAGTAGAAGAACATCACGAGGGGTAGCAAATGGCAGCATTACGGCACCAAAGGCACCGCCGGGAGACCCCAAAGGAACACCGCCAAAGAAGAGACACGGGGAAGCATTTGGCCACTCGACAACACCAAATGGTGTCATTGCCAGCCCCGAAAAGTTGTCACCACCGTTGACCCCCAGCTGGTCGCACCACCACCACCGAACACACTCCCTCCAGCCCCATGCAGTAATGATAGCCGTCATTTGGGTCTCCAAGATGACGCCTCCAAAGAAGAAGTGATGTGAGGACACACCACCGTCATCCAATCAGGCAAGGCCGATCATAGGCTTTCACCCGGATACCACGAAACAAAAAAATAAGATTCCAACGAGCTTCACAACGGCACCTCGGCGAGGAAAACGATGTCCACAGATGCCGTTGCCGCCAGCATCGGCAGTTCCGATGCTGGGTTCACACCCGAAGCTTGTCCAGATTCCCACCGGCATGACAGCAACCGTACCTTCACGTGCAGCCAGGATCCATCAGGCCCCCGCCGCAGGATGCGAGCAGCCATCGCAGAAACCAGATCAGCGCCGGCCGAAACCGAGGCCAGAACcaccgccacctccccccctgccaTGCACCGCCAAGCTCCCAGTAGCGAGCCGCCACCATGCTGCTCAGTAGCAGCCACCACTGTGCCCTGAACAACCGCATCCGCCACTCCTCGAGCAGCGAGGAAGAAGGCGAAGCCAAGCCTTGGGCACCCACCTGGCACGACCGAGGGCACTCCCCAAGCAGAAGGACCTGCCTGCAAGAGGCGACGCTCACGTCGCCAATACCCCACGAGCCGTCTGAACTCACCATCGACGCCAGATCTGAGCAGAGCTGCGCCTGGATCCCTGACCCGTCCGGTCGACGAGTACCAAAGCCAGCACCTGCCTTGCGTAGCCAATCCTGCCAGCCCCGTTCCGCACCAGCAAGCCGCAGTGTGACATCTTGGCTTAATAGGAacgatagactactcatatcaacaaggaatTCCTTATTTTCCAGGAGCCCATCTGCAAGGAAcctcaaagttaagcgtgcttggcttGGAGCAATTTAAGGATGGGTGACCGACCCGGAAGTTAACCcggggtgcgcatgagtgaggacaaaatgCGCAGGAAAGACTAGTGTTGGTTTGTGCCGCCAGTCTAGATCGATACCGCTAGGTGTAACGGTTGGGAACCGGTGGTTGTGGCCGGGGCATTACACATAGGACCAGCCGGCGCCCGTTGCCAGTGTTAAGCTTCATGCATTAGtgaacgcaaccaaaagtccgaactgatggaaagggctagataatccacatatacacttcaacacccctCTCACGAGTACTaatgctcaaaaaaaaaaaaacacccCTCTCACGTGTGACGCGGGGTGGCGGCGCAAAATCGGATCTGCGTGAGTTGCACGTGCTAAAAAAATAACctaagctctaataccatgttaagcttcatgcactagccaataCAACCAAAATTCCGAACTAATGGAAAGgactaggcaatccacatatacacttcaacagccAGATCTGCCGCCGAACGAGACGTAGCTTGATTCTGTTTGGATCTATGCAGGGCAAAATAAGAATTCCGTTTTCTTATTTCCCTATTCCTGTTTGTCACTTCAGTTACTCCAGTTTACTTTGTCATTTGATGTTTGTTCCGTCATTATTGCAAAATATAGTAGAATCTGGCTGCAGGGAGGTTCAATGGATTCCCTTTTTACTTCGTTTCTGTATTAAGGGAATTATATTCTACAGTTCTGATCAGCACCAGTCTCCTGATTTTGTTATGAATGATCCTGGTTTTCTCTTCCGTGTCCCATTCCATGAATACCTATTTAAAATAGTTCTTGTTCTTTATAGCTTGCTAACCTTGAAATCAGTGGTCATTCCAACTCTTCTATGGATACTGCCCGAGCAATGCGATCAATCATGGGGACAACATCTATGTGAACACACAACAGCTGTTGCCTTGTATTCGTTCTTACGTTCGGGGCTTGTCGAGATTTTCTATGTAAGTGCTCTTTATCGCCATTAGCATCTTCCAAGGGTGTTTTGCTTTAGACAAACATATAACGGCATGTCGATCTTTGCTCACCAATTTTGAGTTCTCTCCTTCAATTACAAGTTATTGGCTTTTGGCTTTGAATATATTGTCACATAAGTATTGATCAATGATCATTAACGACAATTCACTATTTTCGTCTCCAATGTATGCTGGAGAAGTAGGAACTGGCATTGGAGTTATTTTCAGCTGGTAGTTATCTTTCAATGATGCACGCAAATTTAATAAACTTGAGGATCTGGTAACAAGTTCGTGATGTGGCAGTACTGTTTCAAATGCAAAATGCTACTTGTCTTCAAGCCTCTTTTACATTTTCTCAGTGACATACTTGGTGTTATAAAATCCTAGATGAGAAACACCAACACGAGCTGTTTGTCCGATTCTATTATCATGTCCTTTGGTGCTCTACTGTTTGTGGTACCTTAGTATGTTCTGTCATTAAAATTCTCTTTTCCCCCCAAATATCATGCATCACTATTATTTGTGTTGCTTCTTATAATTGATGTACTCTTTCAGGTATTTTGGTTTTATCCCCTCTACATCTTCAGCTTTATAATAAGTACACTTTGGTATGCTGAGTCCCTCTCACTACTTGGTGGCTTACTTCCCTTATTTGTCAAACTGTTGATTTCTTTTCCTTTGAAGAGTAGACCCTTGTTCCAGTTCATAAGGGAATCATGTAGCAGCAGCGGTTAATATGCTTTTCAATTTAGTTATAAGTAAATTGTAAAATAAATGTGTTATAAGTATTGAGTTTATGATTGTATAGATGTATCAAACCTCAATGAAATGGTTTTGGTTGACACATTCAAATTTAGTTTCAGAAATTTCTGGATTTCCAAATTTCTATTACTGATATGGTAATGATATATGCTGCAGCAACTATGTCTTCAAACTTCAATATGCCAGCAAGCCACTTTAGAGCCTTGCTACACTCACGTCAAAATTTGTTTCATTTCAATGCACCATGCCACGAGTTCCGGAAAATTATTTCGTCATCTGATTGATGGTTTTATGACTATTTTCATTTAAGAACAATGCTTACTTGTGCATATGTTTGTTACTGAATCTGGGAGATGTAGCTAAAAGCTGTTCAACTTATGCTTTTTAATCTTCTGTGTATTGTATATGTTGCGCTCATATGGTTTCCACAAAACAAAAAGTAAACTGAAAAAATAAGTTAACTTGTATTTTGTCGGAGGTTTGTATTCTTTTTTCTGTGGAAAATCCAGTTCTTGATTTTTATGCCACTTTTGTTGTTACAGGTACTAAACCTTGTTTTACTATCCTCAAGATAAACATGTTTCAGATGCTAAACAAGGGAACATCGATTACCTTTTTGTGATCTTGACCATCTTACGCTAGGTATGGTGACATTGCTAAGCATGCTTTGGCTGTTGTGAAAAGTAAGAAGCTGGATGCAAGTCAAGCACCTGACTCTGACCCTCACAGCACATCTGTATCAGCAGATAGGCCTGAAGGATTTGATGGGTGTGTTCACATTTAAACTTGTTGATACGTGGTTGGATTTTGCATGCTTCATTTGCTGACACTTTGTTGTTAGGGTTGCGATTGGTGTTGGAGAGCAGGTCTATTCGATACTTCTTTTGACTATTTTCTTTGCTGAGGTATTTGTTCTATGCTCATGTTTGCTTAATCTTCATTTCTCACTGGACACATAGTTTCATTAACCATGTTATATACATTTTGTATCTCCTGCTTATTTGAGCTTATATGGTGCTATTTTTCGTAGTACCTGCATTTTACTTATGTTCTAGATGCCATGCAGGTTACAGTGATTGGTTACATACCTTACCTTGGTAAGGCAATGAACTTCATGTTACTGTCTTTGATGTATGCCTACTACTGCTTCGAGTATGTACATCTGAATGCCTTTTATCACCCATTCAACCTTTTCCTCAAGTGCTATACAGCAAGGTTACTTTATTACCTTATAAAGTTTGCCAACTCCTTTTATCAGGTACAAGTGGAACTTCTTTGCAGTGAGCCTGAATCACCGGCTTGATTTCTTTGAGTCAAATTGGGCTTTCTTTGCCGGATTTGGTATGTGCATTGTTGTCATCATATGGTGCAAAATATGTGTTTCATCTTCTTACCACAGTTAGCAAATGTAGCTGTGTAAAGGGAACCTTTTGCTTTCCCGGTAGTTCTGCTGTCAAAGCCGTTTTGCAGCTGTATGCATGGGTTCTTGACTTCTTGCTAAGAACCTCATGCTTCAGTACTTCCGGTTTGATATACATTTTTTTGGTGGTCAAGGAATCGTCTCCAAACTTGCATGGACATGCACATCTCTGATAGGTTCCCTGCTATTCCCAAGGCACATATTCCTTGTGCAGTTTAAAGAACTTGCATCCTATTCCACATGAGATGTTCAATGAACACTTGTTGTAACCGAGCGTTGTTTTTTAATTTTAGCTTATGTTTTATTTCTTACAAAACTACCTTACTATTGTCATGTTGTTCATTATGCTTACTCTTTAAGAGCTCATATGCTGCTAGCTGATATTTCCACAATTCTGATATGATCTCTGGTGCCATATTGCTTCCTCAGGTAGTCCATGTGTACTTCcgattttcttcttctctcctcttacAAGTTATGGTGTGATGGCAATACTATACCCACTGGTATGGACAAGCACTTTCTAAAAGCGGGTGTTGCTCTGGTCATTTGATGGCTTCTAAGACTTTGCGATAACGTCTTTCTCGTTTCTAGCAAAAAGACTGTTCTcactatgcatttttctttctttGCACAGTGAACACAATAAAGTCTAGACACCAAAATCAATGTCATAGTAGCCATTTTCACTTGGCATGATTTTTTTTATAACTGAAAGAAAAAGGAGCTCACATCAATCATTTGTAGTACTTGTACCCAATACCCAAGTTTTCTTTGTTGCCAATTTGTGCTCATCCCCTGGCCTGGAGCATGATTACTTAGATATATAATTTCTTCTTCTTTCAATGCTACATTTTCTCATGTGTTCATATTATGAGGCTCTATGGATGACCTAGCGATTCCATTCCTTTCATAGTGTTATAAGTGTGTGCGACTGCTTGTTTTGTATTTCATGATGTAAAACCCATGCGGCAAATCCTTAGTCCAACTTTACAATATTACTTTTTGCAGTTTGTCATGACAGCTGCTGGTACACAAGAAGAGCAAACCATTGATGAACTGAAATCTTTGCATGGAGGGAAACTGAATAGAATACCCTTGTTCTTTGTCGCGAAGCGACTAACGTAAGCACTCTTCACATCCTTGATAGACGCAAATAGCTGTTGGTGCTACTTGAGGCTTTAATAGATTGCAAAAGTGTAACAAAGTGTGCCGCCTTTCTGGTGATAATGAATtctctctccgttccaaaatagattacAGAGAAAGTTTGATTGCGAAACTATTCTCACATAAAAAGCTAATATTACCATTGTTCTCACCAATCAAAATAttccctctgttccataatgtaATGCGTATAGTTTTTCTAGAAAAGCAAACTTTGACTGAGTTTACAGAGAATACAATTTATATATACAATTCTAAACATATACAATATGAAAATATAACTGTTGATGTATCCAGTGATATGCATTTGGTATGTTAAATGTACATACTTTTGTCTACaaacatggtcaaagtttgtaatgtttgacttttggAAAAATCTATacacactacattatggaacggagggagtatatctttaCTAATTAATTGTGAAAGTAGAGAAGTTTGACTCGGCACTATCTAAAGTGTCATCTACATTGGGAACGGATGCTTGATGCTAGGCCTTCAATTTGCTCTACTTATTTTTTCAATTACAGTCCTACTCTTTCAAGTCTGAAGTACACTTGGGTAGACTATACTGCGCATCATGTATTCGCAATCCCAGCTCAAAATTTATTTTCAAGCAGCACAATTGTTAGTTTCATTGGTACCCGGGCTGTCTAAACGTGTCTGAAACCATGCATGCAGGACGCAAGCGCTGCAgttgctcccagaggcacaaaagGAGCAATGAGTGGTCCACATAATCACATGAACTCAGAGTTGCATAGTTCTCATGGAAGTGATCATGTGGAAGCTGCATCTGAGAGGTGCATAGTTCACGCGAAAGCGTGGCTGCTCATGTGCGCCACACCGCAATGTAAATATTCTGTACCATTGCCGCTGTACATATACATATATTGGGCCAATAAAAAAGAAACTATGGTTGTCCACGAGATACATACTGCAACTGAAGAAGGAAATATACAAACATATACTGTCTACAATGTTGATCAGCTGTCTGCCTTGGCGTAAAGTTCGTTTCTTTCTGTCCTGCTATTTGTCATTCCGTGCTCAATTATGCTCAAGCTGTtctcacgtactccctccgttcagaaatactcgtcggagaaatgaatgtatctagacatatttagttttagatacatccatttttatcaatttctccgacaagtatttccggacggagggagtattattaagTGCCAGCTGATGTGTTAAGCGATATACGACCAAAACACACACAAGTACTCCCtctatccggaaatacttgtcatcaaaatgaataaaaggagggtgtatctagacgtattttagttcgagATATATCTCTTTTTATTCATTTCGATGACAAGTAgttttggatggagggagtatattggaGTAGTAGTCGTCTTATTTTATGCTGGTATTTTGGAGTACTAATCGAACTGATTGATGGTTGTGTTTCTGTACTACTTATATCTAAGGAGCTTAGTATATCACAGATAGATGATTAATCTTATCATGCTCCGGTTCGTGAAGCCTGATAGTACAAGCTGCTGCTATTGAGGAGATGTTGTGGACACCCTCCATGATGTCAGTAGAGAATACTCCGGCGTCTAGTATGCATTTATTTCCTCTTCCTGCAATTATTTCATGGTCATTCCAAACACTATCAATGGTTTTTCTTATGATATAAACAACGCAAATATCTGGACGATTAATTGCAACCATTTGCTTACAAACAACCAAAATAGTGGCGGCTGGTTCCTATCGATCGGCTGCTAACACCAACCAAATACATTTTCTGTATTTTTAGTTAATGCAGTCTTTGTGAAATACACACAGGCTCTGATTTTGGCTCCGAGAGGTGGCTCCTGATCGCGCCCGGAACCAATCGGCAATTGGACCTGTATGAAATTCTTGTCATGTGGGTGGCACAGTTCTCATCTCCCGCCCCAGTAGTGTACTTGCACATCATTGCTTGATGTTGGTGTGGCCACCTAAGTCCTAACTCATTAGCCAACGAGCCAATCCATGAACAGAAGCTTCGCATTTTTCCACTATAGGAACATTATACTTTGTGCTGTCCATCAACATGCCTTGTAACGGTGGTACTGTCTGTCTCCCTGTATCTGTCATGAATGATTGTGGTAACTACACTGGAAGTGATGACACCCTTTCACATCTGCTTTTTGTCATCGCCATAGACCCCTCACAGCAGTTACTCGACAAAGCCACTGACCAAGGTCTTCTACATCGGTTCCGAGGTCAGGTCACCTCCGTGCGCACCTCGCTCTATGTTGACGATGCTGCCATCCTCCGTCATCAAAGAGGACATTGAGAATCTTTCCACGATTTTGGCCATCTTTGGAGAAGTCATGGGGCTTATGGCAAACCCTCTAAGAAGCAGTGTTGCTCCCATCCGCTGTGAAAACATTGACCTTGACAACATCCTGCAAAGCTTCCCGGCCACCTGCATTGGTTTCCCATTGCGTTATTTCGGCCGCTCCCTATCCAACCACCGTTTGAAGAAGTCTGATTGCCAATTTCTTGTAGACAAGGTGGCCGGAAAGACCACCTTGGCAAGGAGGAACATTAACATGGAAGGCCGTTCCACTCTAGTCAAGTCGGTTTGATCCTCTCAGGCCATTTACTACCTCACCGCCCTCAACATGCCAACAGAAACCAAAGAAGGTGTCACCAAGATCTAGCGAGCATTTTTGTGGGCTATTATCGACAAAGTCTCAGGAGGCCAATGCAAGGTCAACTGGAAATTGGCCTGCAGACCAACCAACCTGGGCGGTTTCGGCATTCTCGACCTCGAAAAATTCTCACACGCACTCAGACTAAGTTGGCTTTGGTTCGGATGGGCCGATCCTCAGAGAGCGTGGGTTGGTTTCGACGTCCCTTGCAATGATGATGACATGACCTGTTCTACGCCACAAGGAAGATTATCATGGTTGACAAAATGACGGCGAGCTTTTGGTTCTTACCATGGTTACAAGGGCAAAAGCCGAAGGACATTGCATTGGCCCAGGCATCTTCGCCCTTTCCAAGCGCACTAAATCATGTGTGGCCAATGCTTTGGCTAATATCGATTGGGTCCGTCACATAGATATGTAGGAGGGTCGCACAGTCAATCACATGCAACCGTTTTCAACCTATGGTGCAAGATCCAGGAGGTGCAGATCACTCCGTGCACTAAACATGTTATTGAGTGAATtacaaaaaaccaccacattttaAGTTCATGTTCGGATTTGCCACCACATTTCTTGTGCGCCCCAAAAATCTACCGATTTTCTTGCTaattttctcaataaacattgATGGCCGATTTGGGTCGAAGTAATTCAATTTCTGACATATCGGGCCCACTGGTTAGGTCCACATGGCGCTAAATGGTCAACACCGTCGGTTGACCGTTAAGTTGAACAGAGGGCCCACCCGCTAGCATCGTCATCTTGCTCAAACCTTGTCCTCCTTGTGGCATTCCAACAAACACCTCGCGTGCATGGGCAGAGATGGACGGGAGGGCAGAGGTGATGGTCTGCGGATCAGCCGCCTGGGTCAACGCCGGAAGCAACAGGAGGCGAGTAGCCCGGTGGCGCGGTCTTCCCTGGCTAGAGAAGGCCGGAACAGTGGCGTGAGCCGGCATGGCGAGGCTGTGAGACGTGACGCATGCTGTTGTGGTGTTGCCGAGCTGTGGCCAACGGGAACTCCATGGCGCGGCTGGCGAGCATCTTCGGCGTGCGGTGTGACCGTGGGCTCCGGTGCCAGCGGCATGCCCTGGCCATGCCGGTGGCGCGTGGCGTCGACGACGCGCTCTGGCTCTTCTATGCCGAGGACGTGCTCGCGTTCCTCATGCGTAGTTGCCGTCGTGGTTGGTCGTCCTCGTTCGTGAGCCTCCGCGCACTACTCCGGCCGGCCGTCCCATGCATCAGGCTCGCCGCACGCCAGAGGTGGGGGGCGGAGCTCGCCGATGCAGGGCAGGGGAAGGAGCTGCGTCGTGGGATCCACCTGATCTAGTGTGAGACGGCTCGAAACGGGACACGGTGCTGCGGATCTCGCCGACACTGGGAAGAGAGGAGATGGAGGAAGGTGGAGGGGTCACGGGAGAGAGAGGCGGCGGAGCCACGCCGGCCATGAGCGAGAGCCGAGAGGAGGTGGGACAATGGTTGCGGTGGGATTTGTTTTAGCAGTCAAAACAACAACGTTGACCATTTAGTGTCATGTGGACCTGACCTGTGGGCCCGATATGTCGGAAATTGAATTAATTCGTCCTAAATAGATCATCAGTGTTTATTGAGAAAATTAGCAACAAAATCGGTAGAATTTTGGGGCGCACAAGAAATATGGTCGCAAATCCGAACATGAACttgaaatgtggtggttttttgcaattcactccatGTTATTTGATGGAAATTCACTGGTGATGGTGATGAGTGCTACTCTGCCGCCTCTGCTTATCATATGAAGTTCGTCAGATTGATAAAGTCGTACATGCCTAGGATGGTATGGAAATTTGTGCACCATAGAAAATTAGATTTTTCTCATGACTCATGCTCCAAAACAGAATTTGGACAGTAGGTAGAATATCTCAGAGGGGGTGGCCAAATTGTGGTCTCTGCCAGTTGTGTAAAAGAGGACCGGAATCTGTAGTGCACCTTATGTTCAAATGCAGCTACTCTATTAGAATTTTAAACATGATCAACGATTGGCTTGGGATGCAATCTAAGACTAGCACCTAATCCGCTCTTCCATCAGTTAGAGAGTGGTGGAATGCTAAGCGACGGGCAGCCAGGTGCAACCAGGAAGGCGTACAATACATTGAAGATACTCGTCTATTGGGCAATTTGGAATGAAAGGAACGGGAGAGCATTTCACAGCAAGGCCTCTTTGTCCACCCACGTGGTTTCATCGATTAAGACAGGGGCGAAGCTTTGGGTTATTGTTGGCGATATTTGGGAAATATTGTACCGGGAGAGTGATCCCTTTGCA is a window encoding:
- the LOC123045491 gene encoding protein EI24 homolog, which gives rise to MESLASQAKPAAVLWLAGFLQAARLHRVVSFCVSSRALSIRIAQCFLLNGFIFLGSLLTLKSVVIPTLLWILPEQCDQSWGQHLCEHTTAVALYSFLRSGLVEIFYVFWFYPLYIFSFIISTLWYGDIAKHALAVVKSKKLDASQAPDSDPHSTSVSADRPEGFDGVAIGVGEQVYSILLLTIFFAEVTVIGYIPYLGKAMNFMLLSLMYAYYCFEYKWNFFAVSLNHRLDFFESNWAFFAGFGSPCVLPIFFFSPLTSYGVMAILYPLFVMTAAGTQEEQTIDELKSLHGGKLNRIPLFFVAKRLTTQALQLLPEAQKEQ